Proteins from a genomic interval of Colletes latitarsis isolate SP2378_abdomen chromosome 3, iyColLati1, whole genome shotgun sequence:
- the LOC143340415 gene encoding WD repeat-containing protein 48, translating into MAAHKTGGQSARKKVQVSMVIRDEVEKRHRAGVNSLQYDPALNRLYSAGRDSIIRIWNCKNMKEPYIQSMEHHTDWVNDIVLCCGGKNLISASSDTTVKVWNAHKGFCMSTLRTHKDYVKALAYAKDREQVASAGLDKLIFLWDVNTLTALTASNNTVTTSSLSGNKDSIYSLAMDQTGTIIVSGSTEKVLRVWDPRYCTKLMKLRGHMDNIKALVLNRDGTQCLSASSDGTIKLWSLGQQRCIQTFRVHKEGVWALLATDTFSHVISGGRDKRVVMTELSYPERYTVICEEKAPVLKMAMTPDQSSIWVATSESTINNWSISQKDWQDFGIGDYCDSASGVTSNVLRNTEPAQKILGGPAIRHYRVLNDRRHVLTKDTEENVALYDVLKACKVEDLGRIDFEQEIKKRNKMVYVPNWFNVDLKTGMLTIHLGQDESDCFSAWVSAKETGLAENDAVDPKVNYGNLLLQALLEHWWRPLHADDENEGISNDSNGPIHTKGGNPYFSVPSHTPVIFSEVGGRTLYRLLVRDAAGETEGALLNETVPAWVVNIVVDKNLPQFTKTPFYLLPHATSGVKSLKKDRLIANDFIQIRKVAEHVCDKVLGAGSDSGSVAGAGNTVAGAGNTVSGVSPAGDRTNTDSNADNSSLAEEKVELLCNDQVLDPSMDLRTVKHFIWKNAADLTLHYRPVK; encoded by the exons ATGGCAGCTCATAAGACAGGCGGGCAGAGCGCCCGAAAGAAAGTTCAG GTGTCCATGGTTATTAGAGACGAAGTGGAAAAAAGACACAGAGCAGGAGTTAATTCTTTACAGTATGATCCAGCTTTGAATAGGCTTTATTCTGCAGGTAGAGATAGTATTATAAGGATAtggaattgcaaaaatatgaAGGAACCATATATTCAATCGATGGAACATCATACAGATTGGGTCAATGATATAGTATTATGTTGTggtggcaaaaatt TAATATCAGCCAGTTCTGATACAACAGTAAAAGTTTGGAATGCGCATAAAGGTTTCTGCATGTCCACATTACGGACACACAAAGACTATGTAAAAGCTCTAGCATATGCTAAAGATAGGGAGCAAGTTGCAAGCGCAGGTTTAGATAAATTGATCTTCCTGTGGGATGTTAATACATTGACTGCTCTTACAGCGAGCAATAACACTGTAACAA cATCATCTCTTAGTGGAAATAAAGACTCGATATATAGCCTTGCCATGGATCAGACTGGGACAATTATAGTAAGTGGTAGCACAGAAAAAGTTTTAAGAGTATGGGATCCAAGATATTGTACGaaattgatgaaacttcgtggtCATATGGATAATATTAAAGCATTAGTATTGAATAGAGATGGTACTCAATGTTTGTCTGCTAGTTCTGATGGAACAATTAAACTTTGGTCATTGGGGCAACAAAGGTGTATTCAAACTTTTAGAGTACATAAAGAAGGTGTTTGGGCGTTATTG GCGACAGACACTTTTAGCCATGTGATATCGGGAGGTAGAGATAAGAGAGTTGTAATGACTGAATtaagttatcctgaaagatataccGTTATATGCGAAGAAAAAGCACCCGTGTTAAAAATGGCTATGACACCTGATCAGTCTAGTATTTGGGTAGCAACTAGTGAATCTACTATAAACAATTGG TCAATAAGTCAAAAGGATTGGCAAGACTTTGGAATTGGAGACTACTGTGACTCTGCTAGCGGAGTAACTTCAAATGTTTTACGAAATACAGAACCCGCGCAAAAGATATTGGGTGGTCCTGCAATACGACATTACCGCGTGTTAAATGATCGAAGACACGTTTTAACAAAAGATACGGAAGAGAACGTAGCATTGTACGATGTATTAAAGGCATGTAAAGTGGAAGATTTAGGAAGGATAGACTTTGAACAGgaaataaagaaaagaaataaaatggtGTATGTTCCAAATTGGTTCAACGTAGATCTTAAAACGGGG ATGTTGACCATTCATTTAGGCCAAGATGAGAGTGACTGTTTTTCCGCGTGGGTCTCTGCAAAAGAAACTGGTCTTGCCGAAAATGATGCGGTTGATCCAAAAG TGAATTATGGAAATCTCTTACTACAAGCGTTGCTTGAACATTGGTGGAGGCCGCTGCACGCCGATGATGAAAATGAAGGTATTAGTAATGATAGCAATGGTCCTATACATACAAAAGGAGGAAATCCATACTTCTCAGTACCCAGTCATACACCTGTTATATTTag CGAAGTGGGTGGAAGGACTTTGTATAGATTATTAGTCAGAGATGCTGCAGGAGAAACAGAAGGAGCTTTATTAAATGAAACTGTACCAGCATGGGTTGTTAATATTGTTGTGGACAAAAATCTTCCACAATTTACTAAAACACCATTTTATCTTCTTCCACATGCCACATCTGGTGTAAAAAGTCTAAAGAA gGATCGTCTAATTGCAAATGATTTTATACAAATTCGTAAAGTGGCAGAACACGTTTGTGATAAAGTGCTTGGTGCAGGAAGTGACTCAGGTTCGGTAGCAGGTGCTGGAAACACGGTAGCAGGTGCTGGAAACACGGTTTCCGGTGTTTCTCCGGCAGGAGATAGGACAAATACAGATTCGAACGCTGATAACTCTTCGCTGGCCGAAGAAAAAGTGGAACTTTTATGTAATGATCAAGTTCTAGATCCTTCCATGGATTTAAGAACA GTGAAACATTTCATCTGGAAAAATGCAGCAGACTTAACGCTGCATTATCGGCCTGTAAAATAG
- the LOC143340419 gene encoding haloacid dehalogenase-like hydrolase domain-containing protein 2, with amino-acid sequence MAKQIRMVLIDLSGTLHIDNTVIPGAVEALNRLRNANIPLKFVTNTTKESKNVLHNRLTKLGFEIKKEEIFSSLAAAKRLIASRKLNPMLLIEPAANEDFEGLVKSNEKANAVVVGLAPNKFHYDVLNEAFRLLLDGAPLIAIHKGRYYERPDGLALGPGAFIAGLEYSANVKAEVVGKPTAEFFRAALEDILPEDAVMIGDDVRDDIAGAQAVGIKGVLVQTGKYRKGDENTITPSPTKVCNSFVEAVEHILRMEI; translated from the exons aTGGCGAAACAAATACGAATGGTACTGATAGACCTCAGTGGAACATTGCATATTGATAATACAGTGATCCCTGGTGCAGTGGAAGCTTTGAACAG ACTTCGAAACGCTAACATACCATTGAAATTTGTTACAAACACGACGAAAGAGTCTAAAAATGTTCTGCACAACCGATTAACGAAGCTCGGCTTTGAGATTAAGAAAGAAGAGATCTTTAGCTCTTTGGCTGCTGCAAAAAGATTAATCGCTTCCCGGAAATTGAATCCGATGTTGTTGATCGAACCCGCTGCCAACGAAGATTTCGAAGGTTTAGTGAAGAGTAACGAGAAGGCAAACGCTGTAGTGGTTGGCCTGGCACCGAATAAATTTCATTACGATGTATTAAACGAGGCATTTAG ATTATTATTAGACGGTGCGCCGCTCATAGCGATTCACAAAGGACGATATTATGAACGACCGGATGGTTTGGCTCTTGGACCAGGCGCTTTTATCGCAGGTTTGGAATATTCCGCTAATGTCAAGGCCGAAGTTGTCGGCAAACCGACAGCGGAATTTTTCAGAGCTGCCCTGGAAGATATACTACCAGAAGATGCAGTCATGATCGGCGAT GATGTTAGAGATGACATAGCTGGTGCACAAGCTGTTGGTATTAAGGGTGTATTAGTACAAACGGGAAAATACCGAAAAGGAGATGAAAATACAATCACGCCATCTCCTACAAAAGTATGCAACTCATTTGTGGAAGCTGTGGAACATATTCTTAGAATGGAAATTTAG
- the LOC143340420 gene encoding uncharacterized protein LOC143340420, with protein MLFTFFDNLLSLPYNSFTHCYTSVISPDTGLPVEREDKCEPFLLVHETIEIQPRVNGTRIPNCTGISTFRPLDVMDAEDQKPECDRQHYRRTVLFHNAEHEDH; from the exons AtgcttttcacatttttcgataACTTATTGTCATTGCCATACAATTCATTTACCCATTGCTACACAAGTGTTATCAGTCCCGACACTGGGTTACCAG TCGAGAGAGAAGACAAATGCGAGCCATTTCTTCttgtacacgaaacaattgaaaTCCAACCTCGCGTCAACGGCACCCGAATTCCCAACTGCACAGGCATTTCTACTTTTCGACCTCTGGAT GTCATGGATGCAGAAGATCAAAAACCAGAATGTGACAGACAACATTATAGAAGGACAGTACTGTTCCACAATGCTGAACACGAAGATCATTAG